The Oreochromis niloticus isolate F11D_XX linkage group LG18, O_niloticus_UMD_NMBU, whole genome shotgun sequence DNA window agtcgtactgaaacatttgacagattttcgtgtaccacataaaatcgtttcgaggtcagtacacaaccagaattcatacataaggcacatgGGATTATAAGGGGCGCTGTCGactttcagaaaaatcaaagcattgattttaaatgtgccatattttccaaaacacatggtaataacgacggcccgctagcatgcgctaccaaaaatagtgctttgttgtgtatctgacggacgaaagctaaaccagttccacaccactgaagttgcagcatttttacaaaccagttctggttcatccgtttcattcaacgatccactttcgctcttctcattctgctttgccgccatgctttttccacCATGCgcatatgaaaacaaaggcactgcgcacgCGCGTTTTACCCAGATTCTTttgcgatatttcattttcttatcgttgcctaacattatacTGGTATTACTGTGAATGGTATGATATGACCCAGCCCTACTCCTTATTTGGCTGAAATCCAGCACTTCAGCTCacatttcttcttctgcagcttTCTGAGCATCTCCTTACGTGGAGACGCCACTTCACCCCTCTGCCAGTGATTAACTGGTGTCATGAATAAACTGGTGACAGTCAAACAGATGTGTGGTAGATTTGCTTTTCAGGAGCCGCTACTGACAAACcagcaaataaacactgaatatcTCACCTGAGACATTTGAGATTaatttgtgtcttttctctggaaatgaattcaatttgaaaattatttGAAATGGTGGTTTAGTGAGTTTGTGGTCACCTGGGACAATCATGTACTGTTTGTCAGAAACACTTGGGGCCAAAATAGATAACTGATCGTCACAGCTAGTGAGAGTTGGTAGTTAGATACAGTCTGTATAGGTTTGGTTAATTTAACAAACATTTGTGGGGGGGACAGGAGTTACAGTAGTTAGACAATGATCGATAAGCAACAGAGCCAGTGTGACTGAGTCGATCTCCTGAAAGTGAGTGGGTTTAAGAAAGTGAGTGGCTCAGGTGTGCCAGTTGGTGTGTCATgtgtgttttttgagttttgAGGTGAGTTGGCTTTAAAACATCAACTTTCTAAGTTGAGAATATTCataatttaatttccaaaaattgCATATGATGGTTATATTGTAGCTGGATCGGCTGAAGTATCACATAGTAGCTGCAGCAGTCTCAAATGGAGTCCTGTCCAGTGCCATAGCATACAGCCAGATTAACCTGTAACACATCTGCGCCTGGATCTATCACCATGCTGAGTAAGGACTGAGTGGCTGCACTTACACCTGGAGCATTCAAAACAACCCACAAACATCATGTTGAAAGATGCGGTGCCAGCAATGGACTGACTAAAACAGGCCGTTAGCAAAGACAACAAGAATCATTTTTTCGgtttatttaaaatgcaaaacatcTGCACTCACTGCACAAGGAAAGTGTGACGCCTGCActtacagccacacagtggtaaTAGCCACCATATTAGTGTAGAGGCTCATACATAACATTGCATTCacatttgtgtttctttaaatataggaATTAATTTACAGGACAATAAATAACTGGTTTTGGTTTAGAATTAATTCACATACCCACATAACACTGCATTCTAAAATAAGTGCACACATTTTAGTTTACACTGTTATGCAtgatttgttctttgttttctgagttaCGTTAGTTGCAGCTGCTCCAGTTGATTGAGGAGCCAAGAGGTGGAAAAGGGGCGGAGCGAGCCTTGATGGAAAGCTGCAAATTGGCTCATTCCTCGGGACCATGGGGGGGAATTGGAGTTCTTTATgttagtttcagttaggttttgtgtgttttaccccTTTTTGTGAGCTGATCAGACACTATTTAAGTTTCCCCTTTGTCTCGTTAAGTTAGGTCAGTTTGAGTTATCAGTAGgggtgcaacggatcacggttTATCCGAaatccgaaccgatcccactccacggttcggtacgcacgtgatccgaagattcgaaaaagaaaaaaaagtatgtgtatggtgcgcgtcgtcagtctgtcaagcggtagcgctagcggtccaagtagcggagcagaggagtttgcggcatttaagcagccctttgctgcccaGTCCGACCGGGCTAAAGCTAAAAGCTAatggggtgtttagctgcagacgggaggccgtcgtctgttgtgcaaaacaaggtttaaactgtgatgaacgtgcttgacccacgctatgatatctcgttgcgcgtccacttcagtgacaagatccttccaagcatgtatgagcaggagaagtttaaagttatggctgaactgtcccaggcatcttctgttgctccaactacaaatgggtggagctccagggcaacggaaagccacgtgaccgtgaccgcccgttatatcacagcggagaggtagatacaaagccctgcactgccctatagattacattagattagatgaaactttatttatttctcgggtgggttcctccgggaaattcagtttccagtagcacagcacccacagaagttgcagaatgtgagcagaaatatacaatgtttacacatatataaatacagagtatacaaaagggataaatagaataaataggaataaggaTACAAGGGAAcggcacatttcaagtattgtgagtctattacaccgttggatattaacaaaaactattgcacagtgaaaaggcactacagcttacttgttcccccctcctctgtccccgtttcccctccagcgaggagttaaacagtttgatggcgtgtgggacaaaggacttgagtttgggagaagcaacctgtcactgaacagactcctctggttgtttatggccatGTGCAGATGATGCAGAGGCTGCCCAGCATGGTCCATAATGTCCAtattgcaccttaatttgtttttatataagtgcgtggaatgagtcttcagttgaatgttttttaataggcaaaaaatacttaaataagtaaACGGCGAGtagaatttttgtctttttttttctatttttgctgatccgaaaattgatccgatccgTGACTTTAAAACCGTGATCTGATCCGaaccgtgagatttttgatccgttgcacccCTAGTTATCAGTATGGTTTGCTAACTTTGAgtagagttctgttattttgacctcttttatgggcccaaGATTTTCATTCTTTTTGCATGATTTAACCAATTATGTTtttgggttaaataaaaaatcctttttttggactttaacctgTGCCTAAGTATCCTTCGCTGCTCGGTCTGTCACAGAAAGTCAACGCACACTGTGCACTACCACCATCTGCAGTAGGTTCATTCAATctagaaagagagaaattgtATGTTGTCACGGTCACACGGTCTAAAGTCAGGTTGTTGAATGAAGAAACTGCGCTTAGCAGGTTTAGGAGGCTGCCATGTGTAAATGTGCAGTTACTGCAGATTTGTGTGCACAAGTCTTATCTGTGTGTACcgtgatatggcccagccctaagACAAAGCACTGTGCCCAGTCTGAGGCTGGTAGTCAGTGTTTGTTCAAGTACAATACACCGTGACCATTATAGCTAGCATACAAAGACACCATAGGATGTAGCGCTCTGCTGTTTGGGATGTTTGTCACAGACTCCTCCAGCTGCTGCGTCACCCACAAATGTTTGTTAAAATAATCAAGCTTGTGTTGTAGGCAGTGTTgaggagtaacggaatacatgtacctgcgttacatatttaaaataccaaatatgagtaactgtattccgttacagttaccgttttaaaaggtggtattcagaatacagttactttgtcgAAAGAAATGGATTACACGACGGCTTAGAGCGTTTTATTGTCAGTGTGCAGTTTCTTAcacagcgaaattgggtagctggaccacaaaggtgcaAAAGTAAGAAGAGTAAACGATatacaaggagggaaaaaaatgaaaaatgaaaataaaaagcaatatatatgtatacatatatgtgagtgaagcatttaatttagtttaaagGTTTATGTGCAAGACGCaagaacagaaaacactgaaagctacaaatgtgttgtgcatgaaACTGGAATTAAAACGTGGTGATGGAGCCAGAGCCGGATGTTTGTCAGAAGGTAATCTGGCTGTGCACTATCgcacttggccacaggtggcGCTAGTTGACTTGCCTACATTtgagtgcacacaaagtaaactgcacgcttcAGTTGTGTGGCGAAGACGCTGAAATCGAAGTAATAAAACGTACGAGGGGAATGATAACGAAGACAAGATTCTCCAGTAActcagtttgctgtttcagaaagctgctgatctcagacctgcacaacttcagctgcatgaagagcacatgagattttctctgacagCATTAAATTAAACCTGattaaggtcaaaggtcatcacttgtatgttaaattaaaaacttCAATCTAGaattttttcacactgtgttTTGCCAATGTTGTATCATTCATAcaagagtaaccagagaggatgtATATTTAACCCTCTGGGTCCACGGCataattggccattttaaccacttttgagtaaattggtttggctgagattaaagttattagattagattagataaaataaaactttattaatcccccgggtggttttcacacagctgaataaatgccaaacagaaaactgattaaacagaagtgtcaGATGGTTGAGAATTtacaccagtgtcctgttatattttagatagcaaggagcagacggctgagtttattaaactccaccgacacagcggtgatgcaaatctgaaggctagaccgtccaatttcacagcagtttacttccggcctacccgatcTTCCGAGGACCCGACCCACGTAGACCacaaaggccgggtcctcaggaggatgcagcccatgtcCAATGACTTGGAACCACCTTATCTGCAATACTTCAACAGTTGTAAATGCACTAATAAAATCAGCCATTACTTATATCCAACCCTGGGTTGCTGCTTTACTCACAACCTCTTCACATTCTGTGAAgcaaagctgttttttaaaaatgattttcacGGTTTATCATCattacttttcttttcctcttgtcTTTTTGTCCCTCCAGAACTCCCACAGCAGCCTGTCTGTAAGGACGAGGTGGTTCTCCCTGAGCAGCAGCTCTGGAACCAGGAGAGGAACTCTCTGCACCAGGAGGAACCAGAACTTCCACATATTAAAGAAGAACATGAGGAACACTTCACCAGTCAGGAGGGTGAGCAGGTTGGACTCAAGGAGGAGACTGATACCTTTATGGTGACTGCTGCTGAGGAAAGAGACCACCATGACCCAGAAGCAAAAAGTAACCAGCTCCCTTCTCAAACCTGTCCTATAGATGAGAGCCAAAATCACAGAGGAAGCAGGAATTTAGACTCAGGGACAAATAGTAACTTAGAAAGTCAGAGTAATTGTGACACAGGTAAAGAGTCTTTATCATGTAATCTTTGTGGAAAATCCTTTAAGAATAAGTACAAAATGAGTCAACATCACAGAatccacacaggtgagaagccatatTCTTGTGAAACGTGTGGGAAAAAGTTTAGTCTGTCATCAAAGCTTAAAAGCCATAAGACTATCCATACAGGTGAGAAACCGTATTCTTGTAAAATATGTGGCAAAAGTTTCACACGAAGCGATAGTGTGACCATACACATGAGAATGCACACAGGTGAGAGACCATACCATTGTAAATCATGCGGGAAAATGTTCACATCTAGCAGTCATTTATCGGCACACAGAAGATCGCACACAGGTGAGAGACCGTATCATTGTAAAACATGCGGGAAAATGTTCACATCTAGCAGTCATGTATGGCGCCACATGAAAACGCACACGGGTGAGAAGTCGTAGTCTTGAAACATTTAGAGAACAATGTCTGAGAAGCCAAGCGTGAAAGAAGATCTAAGAATTTATACAGGTTCACAGGAGAACTTTCAGAGTTTAAATACCTTTAGGCTGTGTTCCGAAAtcattatttattgtttttgctgtgCATTAGAGGATAGCTGATGGCTGTTGCTGATTTGGATTTAGTGTCTTTTGATGTAAAACTGGATTTGagctatttgttttttaataaacagaaaaaattgaAGATTTTTGTTACATTGGTAGCTGTTTAGTTTATTTGGTTCATATAACTTTTGGTTATTCCTTTCATTAAGACTGAcataagtttttgtttttgctttttttattttttaacttttgagTTTTCTAAGAATGTAGACGTGTTGTGCTGATGGGATCAGGTTGGGTAGGCAGGTCCACCATGGGGGAGggtctttgttttgttgtgttttatgtACACAGCAGTAACTAATGGATGAATACTTTGACAGTAGTAAAGTAGAAAGTTTTGAGGGGATGATTGTGTTGCTTGGACTCCAGCCTGCAGAAAACTGCTGTTCCTGTAGCTGCACAAGTGTGTCTCTGCTTGATTTGCCTCACAGTGTGAGGCAAAGatgtttttcctgtgtaatgGGGACCTGCCAGAGCTCATCTTTGATCTTTCATTTCATAAAATGGACTAGGGATAAATGAAGATAACAGTTTACTTCAGTTGTACTTGTATCCTTTATATCCGTTGAATAGATTTTTATAGGTTATTGCTGTTAGCTTCTGCATACATTAAATTGAATCTGTGATTAAAGCCCACCTGTCATTACTTTATTTCATTCCTCAGACTCCTCCCACCTGAATGCTGTCATTACAAAGCCACTTGCGCTCGGtccttaaccctttaaagccggtcggagcgggcacacTTTTGCAtagctatttttaaatccctgtagaactgcaaccacgtaagctagcacaataattgttttttgcatatgaaaccggaggagttgtacttgcatcatatgccatcagcttgtcctaggtcacggtttccttccacacatagctttgcaaaaactgcataaaaagcacttgcagcaacaaaaacataatcttccagaaacacgctttgctgaTCCAATCAGCTGTTTAAAACgtttcctacgttggaatagacgtcagagcgaactatcgcatgtctgCCATTActtgcccgaaaccggaagtgatgtcattttcgcggaaaatgtagttgttggttttttttgttgttttttttaccttcggGGCCTTATAAGCCTATACTGGTATTTCTAAAACTCATGTTGACTTTATGCTTTCCTGAATAGTTTCTGGGATgattagaactcaaattgcactgctggaaatagtttattttgatgcacatgctgttttgttttatttttttgcaaatttggaTTCCTGTAGTATATTAAAATTGGTGAatctcaaaaacaaaactatgaagacactcaaaataaatttcctgttgttggaaacttttttgtgcaactttttttgtatttacagttttgagggataaacctcttaaaattctctaactagaaatatatgtaaaaaacaaaacaaaaacaattttctatttttttgtagttcattgcactttttgcaatttatgtagttactatggacttaatgcatacatattattaaaacttgtgctataacggttgtattgctgtatagcaacttgaaatgctcccaaaatggcactacagcatgtaaaaatataaagataagctctggcggacttggttctatggtaggtcttaaagggttaagatGTTTCATGTTTAAAAATCTGGCACTTTGGCTCCATGAATATGGACTCTCAGAAGTGGAACTCGTGGAATGATGGATGGAAGtctgtcaatagaaaattgtacttagtagtcagtataagcttttaatgatataagtttgcatatgatagaatactgtatgttgaccttttgatgacttagactgttgtccactacaagactgttttataaattctttctcacagtgatattagctgaacaagcaggaagaggagagctggacactcttatctgctgtatcccacaacacacacacatacacctgaaccactcttcactccctacgcactaacattcctctgcctatgaatggacgtattcactgttgtatcacttttgcatataaataaagacaagtgcaggAGCAGAGCGCGCATcgcagggcccccactctggtgtgagcgttctgtgatcgcccttgtatacaagtaaatgctgcagcgtctgtgtgtttctacccttagactcttagctgaagaagtgtctttagaataaatctcttgacaaaGTCCCAAAAATATTTGGTTGTCGGATCTCTGATGCAGAGTTGGAGGTGTGTAGAAAACAGAATTTTACAAGTAGGAGGCTGACATTTGAGTTCCAGctgctcatatatatatataatgacgTTCAGACCACATCAACTGTTTAATCAACCATTTTATTATAGTGAATTAAAAGAAATGTGGAACAGCTGACATTCATGTGGTGAGTGTGTGGCTGTCTGTATGTAGCTAAGGTctgaaaaagaatgaaaattaAACCAATGCCAGAGAAACCACATCCCTACCTGCTGGAGAAAAGACTGAACATTTGTTACCAAGTCTTTTTGAACAATACCCCAATGGTAACAGGTGTGCCTCCTCTCATCACCTGCCTCACAACCTATCTAATCCTACACAAACCCAGAAAGGGCAAAGACCTGAGTGGGCGGGGTTATCTGGGAAGCAGTGAAGATTTTTATGTAAAAGACATATAGTAATCTGTAAAACAGTCAAAATCACATCGATGTTTTCACAGGTATTAAAGTTTgaatgttaaagaaaaaaaaaactttttttttcatctgtcaCTTTGGGTTAGGGCTGTTATGGTCAGAGTAGTTGATGTAGGAGATGTTTGGGTTTTATATCGATTATCAGGGATATATTGAGCTGTCTACTATTTCCCTCCTTTCCATAGTATAAACTGAGGAGCCTGAAGGTCAGAATTATGTCTGTACCAGTGAAGTAGAGGATGTGTATCACTTGTCTCATAGCTACATGTGAGTGTGAcagattttccttctgtttcagtgacttcagtttgttgaggagtgattgagtctccagctgtgagtcctggaaaaagaaagaagaaaagtagtgaaatgcagtctgtatatctgcttaatgcagcagcttcaactaaactttaatccctgttcttaaactcacctataatgtgagatagaagcaaaaagaggtgcagcaacatgtctttggagttattaaagccagacagacagcacatgaacaatgttcttccactgcagcacaatgaccaACAAATAATGTCATTGAATGAGCTCAACTTCAGTGGGCGGGGTCAGGTACCTCGTGACATCGTAGTTTCAGTTCAtctcagccaatcaaatagttttgtgcttccacagcagctctgtctctgtctctgatctttactgcttcatttctctgttgtctttgtcatcagtccaatgacacaagaatcagaggtttaacagtgtgtggctccctctagtggatgttgtggagtattctgttgtctttgctccaaaggtttttgtacagagttttggtgtttcctgtcactgtgggcctcacagcacagtagtacacagcagagtctgtcactgcagcagaggagatctgAAGAGTCATTTGTCTGTTATTATCAACTGCTTTTACAGTTAATCCTGTGACTGGATTTAATATTTTCTCTCCTGTTCCTGAGTGAGAGATCAGGAACTCTGGTGGTTTTCCAGGATATTGTCGATACCAGAAGAAATAATCATCATAAACTGCAGCTTTGGAGTATCTATAGGACAGAGTAACAGTGCTGCCTTCTACACTGAACACTTCTTTGTTGGTTGGAGTGAGATCTTCACAGCTGACACCTAAAGGAACAGAAACATATTTGATACTTTTATAAATCATCACAGttcaaatgtatttctttaaacacacagactgtaaCGTACCTGTTAGAATGGTGAGAATCAGTAAAGAAAGTGCATAATAGTCCAAAGACAACATGTTGAATGAAGGTAAAGTTTATGGTTTGTGTGCTGAACTCTGTTGAATGTGgaggtttctctctcttctagttcagtaacagctcagctcctccctgaatctctcctcctcctctctgatcTGGGTTTGAACTTCTCTCACTTCCTCCTCTTTACACACTAGTAGCAGCATTTTCACTTTCAGGTGGGAGCTCATATTTCATCAGGCTCCAGCTTCCCTGCATCACTGAATTGGGATAAtctgaaaatggatggatgattaagttttcagtgttaagtggctgaaatgaaaagaataatTCAAAGTCtaaacaaaaatacactgcTCAGAAAAATAAAGGGAACACAAAAATAAGGCATTCTAGATCTAAATGGATGAAATATTCTTATTAAATACTTTGTTCTTTACGTAGTTGAATGTGCTgacaacaaaatttaaaaagaaatatcaCTGGAAATCAAATTCAGCAACCCACGTAGGTCTGAATTTGGAGTCACACTCAAAATCAAAGTGGAAAAACACACTACAGTAATGTCCTTAAAACAAGTCAAAATGAGGCTCAGTGGTGTGTGTGGCCTCCACGTGTCTGTATGACCTCCCTACATACCAGCGCGTGGCCTGGGCATGCTCCTGATGAGGTGGAGGATGGATCACCCCCCAGACCTGGACTAAAACATCTGCCAACTCCTGGACAGTCTTTGGTGGATGGAGTGAGACATGATGTCCCAGATGTGCTCAACTGGattcaggtctggggactgGGCGGGTCAGTCAATAGCATCAATGCCTTCATCTCGCAGGAACTTGCTGTGGCAGATCCTTTTCGGATGTATCAGTCATATATTTTAATCATATCatattagtaataataatatcacTGTCTTACTTTAGTATAGCAAGATCACTCCTGCCTTTTAGTTGTCTGCCTGTGCACTACAAATGGGCCTTATGCTCTATGACACCTACACACTGGGAGACTTCTGCTTATCAGGGATGTAAAACCTTGGGTGACGTTGAAGCAGAAAACAACatcataattctctctgtgagggagGAGGTTTTAAGGATGGAGCTGATGGTACAGCCCCCCATGAGATGAGCTAACATGTAAGACTTATGGAATgtctttgtctgtctctgtATATAACATGTAAGGGTGACGGACAAATTTTGGAGATGATCCTAGTGTTGGGATGtttctctccacattgcaatgtgtttattaaacccacttcaaatcaCGCTCACTGGGTGTTTTGCAAGTTCTTGTTAAAATTTCCACAACAAACTGCTGACACACTCCAGCCACATGAGGTCTAGCATTGTCTTGCTTTAGAAGGAACCCAGGGCCAACCGCACCAGGACATGGTCTCACAAGGGGTCTGAGGATCTCATCTCGGTACCTAATGGTAGTCAGGCTACCTCTGGCGAGCACATGGAGGGCTGTGCGGCCCCCCAAAGAAATGCCCCCTCTACACCATTGCTGACCCACTGCCAAACCGGTCATGCTGGAGGATGTTGCAGGCAGCAGAACGTTCTCCACAGCGTGTCCAGACGCTGTCACGACTGTCACATGTGCTTGGTTTGAACCTGCTTTCACCTGTGAAGATCACAGGGTGCCAATGGCGAAGTTGCCAATTTTGGTATTCTCTGGCAAATGCCAAACGTCCTTCACAGTGTTGGGCTGTAAGCACAACCCCCACTTCTGACTGTTTAAGCAGACATATGCACATTTGTGGCCTGCTTTAGGTCCTTTTGCAGGgctcctcctgttcctccttgcatAAAAGTGGAGGTAGTGCTCCTGCTGCTGGGTTGTTGCCCTCCTATTGCCTCCTCCATGTCTCTTGATGTACTGGCCCGTCTCGTGATAGTGCCTCTGGACATTATGCTGACAGACGCCAGCAAACCTTCTTGCCACAGCTCGCACTGATATGTCATCCTGGATGAGCTGCACTACCTGAGCCACTTGTGTGGGTTCTAGACTCCGCCTCATGCCAGCACTAGAGTGAAATCACTGCCTGCAGTCAAAAGTCACTAAAACACCAGCCAGAAAGCATAGCTGCTGAGAGGTGGTCTGTGGCCACCACCTGCAGAATAattctaaagttagaaatatcctgtctcagagtgatgctgaaaaactagttcatgcatttattacttccaggctggactactgtaattcactattatcaggatgtcctaaaaactcgctgaaaagtcttcagctaatccaaaatgctgcagcaagagtcctgacagggactagaaagagagagcagatttctcctgttttggcttcccttcattggcttcctgttaaatccagaattcaaaatcctgctcctcacatacaaggtcttaaataatcaggccccatcttatcttaatgaccttgtagtaccatatcaccctattagagcacttcgctctcgctctgcaggcctacttgttgttcctagagtatttaaaagtagaatgggaggaagagccttcagttttcaggcccgtcttctgtggaaccagcttccagtttggattcaggagacagacactatctctactttcaagattaggcttcaaactttcctttttgctaaagcatatagttagggctggaccaggtgaccctgaatcctcccttagttatgctgcaatagacgtaggctgccggggat harbors:
- the LOC109195408 gene encoding zinc finger and SCAN domain-containing protein 31 isoform X1 — translated: MPSVQYLREFINERLTAAAEQIFLEFEKTIVQYEEEIDRQRRLLDITWKPEIKLRRIELPQQPVCKDEVVLPEQQLWNQERNSLHQEEPELPHIKEEHEEHFTSQEGEQVGLKEETDTFMVTAAEERDHHDPEAKSNQLPSQTCPIDESQNHRGSRNLDSGTNSNLESQSNCDTGKESLSCNLCGKSFKNKYKMSQHHRIHTGEKPYSCETCGKKFSLSSKLKSHKTIHTGEKPYSCKICGKSFTRSDSVTIHMRMHTGERPYHCKSCGKMFTSSSHLSAHRRSHTGERPYHCKTCGKMFTSSSHVWRHMKTHTGEKS
- the LOC109195408 gene encoding uncharacterized protein LOC109195408 isoform X3 → MPSVQYLREFINERLTAAAEQIFLEFEKTIVQYEEEIDRQRRLLDITWKPEIKLRRIELPQQPVCKDEVVLPEQQLWNQERNSLHQEEPELPHIKEEHEEHFTSQEGEQVGLKEETDTFMVTAAEERDHHDPEAKMTSVC